Proteins encoded by one window of Pseudomonas sp. PSKL.D1:
- the nuoN gene encoding NADH-quinone oxidoreductase subunit NuoN: MEFTTQHFIALAPMLITTITTVVVMLAIAWKRNHSQTFLLSTVGLNLALLSILPALKVAPLAVTSLVTIDKFACLYMAIILVATLACVTLAHAYLGEGAKGFPGNREELYLLLLMSALGGLVLVSANHLAGLFIGLELLSVPVYGLVAYAFFNKRSLEAGIKYMVLSAAGSAFLLFGMALLYADAGSLTFDQLGKALAATSMPSMLAQLGLGMMLVGLAFKLSLVPFHLWTPDVYEGAPAPVAAFLATASKVAVFAVVVRLFMLSPAASSGVLSTVLAVIAVASILVGNLLALTQSNLKRLLGYSSIAHFGYLVIALVASKGLALEAMGVYLVTYVITSLGAFGVITLMSSPYAGRDADALYEYRGLFWRRPYLTAVLTVMMLSLAGIPLTAGFIGKFYIIATGVESHLWWLVGALVIGSAIGVYYYLRVMVTLYLVEPNLRRHDAPLKWEQRTGGVMLLAIAILAFVLGVYPQPLLEMVQQAGLQLIG; the protein is encoded by the coding sequence ATGGAATTCACCACTCAACACTTCATCGCATTGGCGCCGATGCTGATCACCACCATCACCACGGTGGTGGTGATGCTGGCGATCGCCTGGAAGCGCAACCACTCGCAAACCTTCCTGCTGTCCACCGTGGGCCTGAACCTGGCCCTGCTGTCGATTTTGCCGGCGCTGAAGGTCGCGCCGCTGGCGGTGACCTCGCTGGTGACCATCGACAAGTTCGCCTGCCTGTACATGGCGATCATCCTGGTGGCGACACTGGCCTGCGTCACCCTCGCCCACGCCTACCTGGGCGAAGGGGCCAAGGGTTTCCCGGGCAACCGTGAAGAACTCTACCTGCTGCTGCTGATGTCGGCTCTGGGTGGCCTGGTGCTGGTCAGCGCCAACCACCTGGCTGGCCTGTTCATCGGCCTGGAGCTGCTGTCGGTGCCGGTGTACGGCCTGGTGGCGTATGCGTTCTTCAACAAGCGCTCGCTGGAAGCCGGCATCAAGTACATGGTGCTGTCGGCCGCAGGTTCGGCCTTCCTGCTGTTCGGCATGGCGCTGCTGTACGCCGATGCCGGCAGCCTGACCTTCGACCAGCTGGGCAAAGCCCTGGCCGCCACCAGCATGCCGAGCATGCTGGCGCAGCTGGGCCTGGGCATGATGCTGGTCGGCCTGGCCTTCAAGCTGTCGCTGGTACCGTTCCACCTGTGGACCCCGGACGTATACGAAGGCGCCCCGGCGCCGGTTGCCGCCTTCCTGGCCACCGCCAGCAAGGTTGCCGTGTTCGCCGTGGTGGTACGCCTGTTCATGCTCTCCCCTGCCGCCAGCAGCGGCGTGCTGAGCACCGTGCTGGCCGTCATCGCCGTAGCGTCGATCCTGGTCGGTAACCTGCTGGCGCTGACCCAGAGCAACCTCAAGCGCCTGCTCGGTTACTCGTCCATCGCCCACTTCGGTTACCTGGTCATCGCACTGGTCGCCAGCAAGGGCCTGGCCCTGGAAGCCATGGGCGTGTACCTGGTCACCTACGTGATCACCAGCCTCGGGGCATTCGGCGTGATCACCCTGATGTCGTCGCCTTACGCTGGCCGTGACGCCGACGCACTGTACGAGTACCGCGGCCTGTTCTGGCGCCGCCCGTACCTGACCGCCGTACTCACCGTGATGATGCTGTCGCTGGCCGGTATCCCGCTGACCGCGGGCTTCATTGGCAAGTTCTACATCATCGCCACGGGCGTTGAGTCGCACCTGTGGTGGTTGGTGGGTGCGTTGGTGATCGGTAGCGCCATCGGCGTTTACTACTACCTGCGCGTCATGGTCACCCTGTACCTGGTCGAGCCGAACCTGCGTCGCCACGATGCCCCGCTGAAGTGGGAACAGCGCACCGGCGGCGTGATGCTGCTGGCCATCGCCATTCTCGCCTTCGTGCTGGGTGTGTACCCGCAGCCGTTGCTGGAAATGGTTCAGCAGGCTGGCCTACAGCTGATCGGCTGA
- the nuoM gene encoding NADH-quinone oxidoreductase subunit M, which yields MILPWLILIPFIGGFLCWLGERFGATLPRWIALLTMSLLLGIGLWLWGTGDYTLAPAPGAEPAWALEYKVQWIQRFGISIHLALDGLSLLMILLTGLLGVLSVLCSWKEIQRHVGFFHLNLMWILGGVVGVFLALDLFLFFFFWEMMLVPMYFLIALWGHSSADGKKTRIYAATKFFIFTQASGLIMLVAILGLVLVNYNSTGVITFNYSDLLKAELPAGTEYLLMLGFFIAFAVKLPVVPFHSWLPDAHAQAPTAGSVDLAGILLKTAAYGLLRFALPLFPNASAEFAPIAMTLGLIGIFYGAFLAFAQTDIKRLIAFSSVSHMGFVLIGIYSGSQQALQGAVIQMLAHGLSAAALFILSGQLYERLHTRDMRQMGGLWHRIAYLPAISLFFAAASLGLPGTGNFVGEFLILLGSFVHVPWITVIATTGLVFGSVYSLIMIHRAYFGPAKSDAVLAGMDGRELIMVLGLAVLLILLGVYPQPFLDTSAATMSGVQQWLGSAFTQLASAR from the coding sequence ATGATTTTGCCTTGGCTGATCCTGATCCCCTTCATCGGCGGCTTCCTGTGCTGGCTGGGTGAGCGCTTCGGCGCCACCCTGCCGCGCTGGATCGCGCTGCTGACCATGTCCCTGCTGCTCGGCATCGGCCTGTGGCTGTGGGGCACCGGCGACTACACCCTGGCCCCCGCTCCGGGCGCCGAGCCTGCCTGGGCACTGGAATACAAAGTCCAGTGGATCCAGCGCTTCGGCATCAGCATCCACCTGGCCCTGGACGGCCTGTCGCTGCTGATGATCCTGCTCACCGGCCTGCTCGGTGTGCTGTCGGTACTGTGCTCCTGGAAAGAGATCCAGCGCCACGTCGGCTTCTTCCACCTCAACCTGATGTGGATCCTGGGCGGCGTGGTCGGTGTGTTCCTGGCCCTCGACCTGTTCCTGTTCTTCTTCTTCTGGGAAATGATGCTGGTGCCGATGTACTTCCTCATCGCGCTCTGGGGCCATAGCTCGGCGGATGGCAAGAAGACCCGGATCTACGCGGCGACCAAGTTCTTCATCTTCACCCAGGCCAGCGGCCTGATCATGCTGGTGGCGATCCTCGGCCTGGTACTGGTCAACTACAACAGCACCGGCGTGATCACCTTCAACTACAGCGACTTGCTCAAGGCCGAACTGCCGGCCGGTACCGAGTACCTGCTGATGCTGGGCTTCTTCATCGCCTTCGCGGTGAAGCTGCCGGTGGTGCCGTTCCACTCCTGGCTGCCTGATGCGCACGCCCAGGCACCGACCGCAGGTTCCGTGGACCTGGCGGGTATCTTGCTGAAGACCGCGGCCTACGGCCTGCTGCGCTTCGCACTGCCGCTATTCCCGAACGCCTCGGCCGAGTTTGCGCCAATCGCCATGACCCTGGGCCTGATCGGTATCTTCTACGGCGCCTTCCTGGCCTTCGCGCAAACCGACATCAAGCGCCTGATCGCCTTCTCCAGCGTTTCGCACATGGGCTTCGTGCTGATCGGTATCTACTCCGGCAGCCAGCAAGCCCTGCAAGGCGCGGTGATCCAGATGCTGGCCCACGGCCTGTCGGCTGCCGCGCTGTTCATCCTGTCCGGCCAGCTGTACGAGCGCCTGCACACCCGTGACATGCGCCAGATGGGCGGCCTGTGGCACCGCATCGCCTACCTGCCGGCCATCAGCCTGTTCTTTGCCGCCGCATCGCTGGGCCTGCCTGGCACCGGCAACTTCGTCGGCGAGTTCCTGATCCTGCTGGGCAGCTTCGTGCATGTACCGTGGATCACCGTAATCGCCACCACCGGCCTGGTGTTTGGTTCGGTGTACTCGCTGATCATGATCCACCGCGCCTACTTCGGCCCGGCCAAGTCCGACGCGGTGCTGGCCGGCATGGACGGCCGCGAGCTGATCATGGTCCTGGGCCTGGCGGTGCTGCTGATTTTGCTGGGCGTGTACCCGCAGCCGTTCCTCGACACCTCTGCCGCCACCATGAGCGGTGTGCAGCAGTGGCTCGGCTCCGCTTTCACTCAACTCGCTTCGGCACGGTAA
- the nuoL gene encoding NADH-quinone oxidoreductase subunit L, translating to MNLIFLTFVFPLIGFLLLSFSRGRFSENLSALIGVGSVGLSAAVAAYVIWQFNVAPPEGGAYSQLLWQWMSVDGFAPNFTLYVDGLSVTMLGVVTGVGFLIHLFASWYMRGEAGYSRFFSYTNLFIASMLFLVLGDNLLFIYFGWEGVGLCSYLLIGFYYSNRNNGNAALKAFIVTRIGDVFMAIGLFILFAQLGTLNVQELLVLAPQKFQAGDTWMVLATLMLLGGAVGKSAQLPLQTWLADAMAGPTPVSALIHAATMVTAGVYLIARTNGLFLLAPDILHLVGVVGGVTLVLAGFAALVQTDIKRILAYSTMSQIGYMFLALGVGAWDAAIFHLMTHAFFKALLFLASGAVINACHHEQDIFKMGGLWKKLPLAYASFVVGGAALAALPIVTVGFYSKDEILWEAFASGHTGLLYAGLVGAFMTSLYTFRLIFIAFHGEAKTEAHAGHGISHWLPLGVLIVLSTAVGAMIHPPLAGVLPESAGHAGGEAKHSLEIASGAIAIAGILLAAVLFLGKRSFVSSIANSGIGRVLSAWWYAAWGFDWIYDKLFVKPYLLICHILRKDPVDRSIGLIPRMARGGHVAMSKTETGQLRWYTASIAVGAVLVLGAVVVAAV from the coding sequence ATGAACCTTATCTTCCTGACTTTCGTCTTCCCCCTCATCGGCTTCCTGCTGCTGTCGTTCTCGCGGGGGCGGTTCTCGGAGAACCTGTCCGCGCTGATCGGCGTTGGCTCGGTGGGCCTTTCGGCGGCCGTGGCCGCCTACGTGATCTGGCAGTTCAACGTCGCGCCGCCTGAAGGTGGCGCGTACAGCCAGCTGCTGTGGCAGTGGATGTCGGTGGACGGCTTTGCGCCGAACTTCACCCTGTACGTGGATGGCCTGTCGGTCACCATGCTGGGGGTGGTCACCGGCGTGGGCTTCCTGATCCACCTGTTCGCCTCCTGGTACATGCGTGGCGAAGCCGGTTACTCGCGCTTCTTCTCGTACACCAACCTGTTCATCGCCAGCATGCTGTTCCTGGTGCTGGGCGACAACCTGCTGTTCATCTACTTCGGCTGGGAAGGCGTGGGCCTGTGCTCGTACCTGTTGATCGGTTTCTACTACAGCAACCGCAACAACGGTAACGCAGCACTGAAGGCCTTCATCGTCACCCGCATCGGCGACGTGTTCATGGCCATCGGCCTGTTCATCCTGTTCGCCCAGCTGGGTACCCTGAACGTGCAGGAGCTGCTGGTGCTGGCACCGCAGAAGTTCCAGGCAGGTGACACCTGGATGGTACTGGCCACCCTGATGCTGCTGGGTGGCGCGGTCGGTAAATCGGCCCAGCTGCCGCTGCAAACCTGGCTGGCCGACGCAATGGCCGGCCCTACCCCGGTTTCGGCGCTGATCCACGCGGCCACCATGGTGACCGCGGGTGTGTACCTGATTGCCCGTACCAACGGCCTGTTCCTGCTGGCGCCGGACATCCTGCACCTGGTCGGCGTTGTCGGCGGCGTGACCCTGGTACTGGCCGGCTTCGCCGCGCTGGTGCAAACCGACATCAAGCGTATCCTCGCCTACTCGACCATGAGCCAGATCGGCTACATGTTCCTGGCCCTGGGCGTGGGTGCCTGGGACGCGGCGATCTTCCACCTGATGACCCACGCCTTCTTCAAGGCGCTGCTGTTCCTTGCCTCCGGTGCGGTGATCAACGCCTGCCACCACGAGCAGGACATCTTCAAGATGGGCGGCCTGTGGAAGAAACTGCCGTTGGCCTACGCCAGCTTCGTGGTCGGTGGCGCTGCCCTGGCAGCCCTGCCAATCGTCACCGTGGGCTTCTACTCCAAGGACGAGATCCTCTGGGAAGCCTTCGCCAGCGGCCACACCGGTTTGCTGTACGCCGGCCTGGTCGGTGCGTTCATGACCTCGCTGTACACCTTCCGCCTGATCTTCATCGCCTTCCACGGCGAAGCCAAGACCGAGGCCCACGCTGGCCACGGCATCAGCCACTGGCTGCCGCTGGGCGTGCTGATCGTGCTGTCGACCGCCGTCGGCGCCATGATCCACCCGCCACTGGCCGGTGTACTGCCTGAAAGCGCCGGCCATGCTGGCGGCGAAGCCAAGCACTCGCTGGAAATCGCCTCGGGCGCCATCGCCATCGCCGGTATCCTGCTGGCTGCAGTGCTGTTCCTGGGCAAGCGCAGCTTCGTCAGCAGCATTGCCAACAGCGGCATCGGCCGCGTCCTGTCGGCCTGGTGGTACGCCGCCTGGGGCTTCGACTGGATCTACGACAAGCTCTTCGTCAAACCGTACCTGCTGATCTGCCACATCCTGCGCAAGGACCCGGTAGACCGCAGCATCGGCCTGATCCCTCGGATGGCACGTGGCGGCCACGTCGCCATGAGCAAGACCGAGACCGGCCAGCTGCGTTGGTACACCGCTTCTATCGCCGTGGGTGCCGTGCTGGTGCTCGGCGCCGTGGTAGTGGCTGCGGTATGA
- the nuoK gene encoding NADH-quinone oxidoreductase subunit NuoK yields MGAIPLEHGLAVAGVLFCLGLVGLMVRRNILFVLMSLEVMMNASALAFIVAGARWVQPDGQVMFILVISLAAAEASIGLAILLQLYRRFHTLDIDAASEMRG; encoded by the coding sequence ATGGGTGCTATCCCTCTCGAGCATGGCCTGGCGGTCGCCGGTGTCCTGTTCTGCTTAGGCTTGGTTGGCCTGATGGTCCGCCGCAACATCCTCTTCGTGCTCATGAGCCTGGAAGTCATGATGAACGCCTCTGCCCTGGCGTTCATCGTCGCCGGTGCCCGTTGGGTGCAGCCCGACGGCCAGGTGATGTTCATTCTGGTGATCAGCCTGGCAGCCGCCGAGGCCAGTATTGGCCTGGCGATCCTGCTGCAGTTGTATCGCCGCTTCCACACTCTCGACATCGATGCTGCCAGTGAGATGCGCGGATGA
- the nuoJ gene encoding NADH-quinone oxidoreductase subunit J: protein MEFAFYFASGIAVVSTLRVVTGTNPVHALLYLIISLISVAMIFFALGAPFAGALEVIAYAGAIMVLFVFVVMMLNLGPASVAQERGWLKPGIWAGPVILAALLLAELLYVLFVAPSGAAISGTTVDAKAVGISLFGPYLLVVELASMLLLAAAVTAFHLGRNEAKE, encoded by the coding sequence ATGGAATTCGCTTTCTACTTTGCATCCGGGATCGCCGTGGTCTCCACTCTGCGAGTGGTGACCGGCACCAACCCCGTGCACGCCCTGCTCTACCTGATCATTTCGCTGATTTCCGTGGCAATGATCTTCTTCGCCCTGGGTGCGCCGTTTGCCGGCGCCCTGGAAGTGATCGCCTATGCCGGCGCCATCATGGTGCTGTTCGTGTTCGTGGTGATGATGCTCAACCTCGGGCCGGCTTCGGTCGCCCAGGAACGGGGCTGGCTCAAGCCCGGCATCTGGGCCGGGCCGGTGATCCTCGCAGCCCTGCTGCTGGCGGAGCTGCTGTACGTGCTGTTTGTCGCCCCGAGCGGCGCGGCCATCAGCGGCACCACCGTGGACGCCAAGGCCGTGGGCATCAGCCTGTTCGGGCCTTACCTGCTGGTGGTCGAACTGGCCTCGATGCTGCTGCTGGCGGCAGCCGTCACCGCCTTCCACCTGGGCCGCAACGAGGCGAAGGAGTAA
- the nuoI gene encoding NADH-quinone oxidoreductase subunit NuoI: MFKYIGDIVKGTGTQLRSLAMVFSHGFRKRDTLQYPEEPVYLPPRYRGRIVLTRDPDGEERCVACNLCAVACPVGCISLQKAETEDGRWYPEFFRINFSRCIFCGLCEEACPTTAIQLTPDFEMAEFKRQDLVYEKEDLLISGPGKNPDYNFYRVAGMAIAGKPKGSAQNEAEPINVKSLLP; encoded by the coding sequence ATGTTCAAATATATCGGCGACATCGTTAAGGGCACCGGCACCCAGCTGCGCAGCCTGGCCATGGTGTTCTCCCACGGGTTCCGCAAGCGCGACACCCTGCAATACCCCGAAGAGCCCGTGTACCTGCCGCCGCGCTACCGCGGCCGCATCGTCCTCACCCGCGACCCCGATGGCGAGGAGCGCTGCGTAGCGTGCAACCTCTGCGCGGTGGCCTGCCCGGTTGGCTGCATCTCGCTGCAGAAGGCCGAAACCGAGGATGGCCGTTGGTACCCGGAGTTCTTCCGCATCAACTTCTCGCGCTGCATTTTCTGCGGCCTGTGTGAAGAGGCGTGCCCGACCACTGCGATCCAGCTGACTCCGGATTTCGAAATGGCCGAGTTCAAGCGTCAGGACCTGGTGTACGAGAAAGAAGACCTGCTGATTTCCGGCCCCGGCAAAAACCCTGACTACAACTTCTACCGTGTTGCGGGTATGGCCATCGCTGGCAAGCCGAAAGGCTCTGCGCAGAACGAAGCCGAGCCGATCAACGTGAAGAGCTTGCTCCCATAA
- the nuoH gene encoding NADH-quinone oxidoreductase subunit NuoH → MSWFTPEVIDVILTVVRAVVVLLAVVVCGALLSFVERRLLGWWQDRYGPNRVGPFGMFQIAADMLKMFFKEDWNPPFVDRMIFTLAPVVAMSALLIAFCVIPITPLWGVADLNIGLLFFFAMAGLSVYAVLFAGWSSNNKYALLGSLRASAQTVSYEVFLGLALMGVVVQVGSFNMRDIVEYQAQNLWFIIPQFFGFCTFFIAGVAVTHRHPFDQPEAEQELADGYHIEYAGMKWGMFFVGEYIGIILISALLVTLFFGGWHGPFGILPQVPFLWFALKTAFFIMLFILLRASIPRPRYDQVMDFSWKFCLPLTLINLLVTAAIVLYNTSAVAAQ, encoded by the coding sequence ATGAGCTGGTTCACCCCCGAAGTGATCGATGTGATCCTCACCGTGGTTCGGGCCGTCGTGGTCCTGCTCGCGGTGGTGGTCTGCGGCGCGCTGCTCAGCTTCGTCGAACGCCGCCTGCTGGGCTGGTGGCAGGACCGCTACGGCCCGAACCGTGTCGGCCCGTTCGGCATGTTCCAGATCGCCGCCGACATGCTGAAAATGTTCTTCAAGGAAGACTGGAACCCGCCCTTCGTCGATCGCATGATCTTCACCCTGGCGCCAGTCGTGGCCATGAGTGCCCTGCTGATCGCGTTCTGCGTCATCCCGATCACCCCGCTGTGGGGCGTCGCCGACCTGAACATCGGCCTGCTGTTCTTCTTCGCCATGGCCGGCCTGTCGGTGTACGCGGTGCTGTTCGCCGGCTGGTCGTCGAACAACAAGTACGCCCTGCTGGGCAGCTTGCGTGCCTCGGCGCAGACCGTGTCGTACGAAGTGTTCCTGGGCCTGGCGCTGATGGGCGTGGTGGTGCAGGTGGGCTCGTTCAACATGCGCGACATCGTTGAATACCAGGCCCAGAACCTGTGGTTCATCATTCCGCAGTTCTTTGGCTTCTGCACCTTCTTCATCGCTGGCGTTGCCGTGACTCACCGTCACCCGTTCGACCAGCCGGAAGCGGAACAGGAACTGGCAGACGGCTACCACATCGAGTACGCCGGCATGAAATGGGGCATGTTCTTCGTCGGTGAGTACATCGGCATCATCCTCATCTCGGCGCTGCTGGTAACCCTGTTCTTCGGTGGCTGGCACGGCCCGTTCGGCATCCTGCCGCAAGTGCCGTTCCTGTGGTTCGCGCTGAAAACCGCGTTCTTCATCATGCTGTTCATCCTGCTGCGCGCCTCGATCCCGCGCCCGCGCTATGACCAGGTGATGGACTTCAGCTGGAAGTTCTGCCTGCCGCTGACCCTGATCAATTTGCTGGTGACCGCTGCGATCGTGCTTTACAACACGTCAGCCGTCGCGGCCCAGTGA
- the nuoG gene encoding NADH-quinone oxidoreductase subunit NuoG, whose protein sequence is MATIHVDGKTLEVNGADNLLQACLSLGLDIPYFCWHPALGSVGACRQCAVKQYTDENDTRGRIVMSCMTPASDGTWISIDDDESKAFRASVVEWLMTNHPHDCPVCEEGGHCHLQDMTVMTGHNERRYRFTKRTHQNQDLGPFIAHEMNRCIACYRCVRYYKDYAGGTDLGVYGAHDNVYFGRVEDGVLESEFSGNLTEVCPTGVFTDKTHSERYNRKWDMQFAPSICHGCSSGCNISPGERYGELRRIENRFNGSVNQYFLCDRGRFGYGYVNRTDRPRQPRLADGSKLSLDAALDKAADLLRGRTIVGIGSPRASLESNYGLRELVGADYFYSGMEAGELARVRLALNVLNNSPLPVPTLRDIEDHDAVFVLGEDLTQTAARVALAVRQATKGKAEAMAEAMKVQPWLDAAVKNIGQHALYPLFIASLAETKLDDVAEECVHAAPADLARIGFAVAHAIDPSAPAVEGLDTEAKALAQRIADALVAAKRPLVVAGTSLADPALIEAAANIAKALKLREKNGSLSLVVPEANSLGMAMMGGESVDAALDAVISGKADAIVVLENDLYARVPAAKVDAALAAAKVVIVADHSKTATLDRAHLVLPAASFAEGDGTLVSQEGRAQRFFQVFDPQYLDSSIQVHEGWRWMHALRATLLNKPVDWTQLDHVTSACAEAAPQLAGIVNAAPSAAFRIKGMKLAREPLRYSGRTAMRANISVHEPRTPQDKDTAFAFSMEGYSGSAEPRQQVPFAWSPGWNSPQAWNKFQDEVGGHLRAGDPGVRLIESEGDKLAWFTAIPGAFNPARGTWTAVPFFHLFGSEESSSRAAPVQERIPAAYVGLAKSEADRLGVNDGALLSLNVGGVALRLPLRINEELGAGLVALPKGLAGIPPAIFGASVEGLQEAAQ, encoded by the coding sequence ATGGCCACTATCCACGTAGACGGCAAAACGCTCGAAGTCAACGGTGCAGACAACCTGTTACAGGCCTGTCTGTCGCTCGGCCTCGACATCCCTTATTTCTGCTGGCACCCGGCGCTTGGTAGCGTCGGTGCTTGCCGGCAATGTGCGGTCAAGCAGTACACCGACGAGAACGACACCCGTGGTCGTATCGTCATGTCCTGCATGACCCCTGCCTCCGACGGCACCTGGATCTCCATCGACGATGACGAGTCCAAGGCGTTTCGCGCCAGCGTCGTCGAATGGCTGATGACCAACCACCCGCACGACTGCCCGGTGTGCGAGGAAGGCGGCCACTGCCATTTGCAGGACATGACGGTAATGACCGGCCACAACGAGCGCCGCTACCGTTTCACCAAGCGTACCCACCAGAACCAGGACCTCGGCCCGTTCATCGCCCACGAGATGAACCGCTGCATCGCCTGCTACCGCTGTGTGCGCTACTACAAGGACTACGCCGGCGGCACCGACCTGGGCGTATACGGCGCCCACGACAACGTGTACTTCGGCCGCGTTGAAGACGGCGTGCTGGAGAGCGAATTCTCCGGCAACCTCACCGAGGTCTGCCCGACCGGTGTGTTCACCGACAAGACCCACTCCGAGCGCTACAACCGCAAGTGGGACATGCAGTTTGCCCCGAGCATCTGCCATGGCTGCTCCAGCGGCTGCAACATCAGCCCAGGTGAGCGCTACGGCGAACTGCGCCGTATCGAAAACCGCTTCAACGGTTCGGTGAACCAGTACTTCCTGTGCGACCGTGGCCGCTTCGGCTATGGCTACGTCAACCGCACCGACCGCCCACGCCAGCCACGCTTGGCCGACGGCAGCAAGCTGAGCCTGGACGCCGCCCTGGACAAGGCCGCCGACCTGCTGCGCGGCCGCACCATCGTCGGTATCGGCTCCCCACGCGCCAGCCTCGAAAGCAACTACGGCCTGCGCGAGCTGGTCGGCGCCGACTACTTCTACTCGGGCATGGAGGCTGGTGAGCTGGCCCGCGTGCGCCTGGCCCTGAACGTGCTGAACAACAGCCCGCTGCCGGTGCCAACCCTGCGCGACATCGAAGACCACGACGCCGTGTTCGTGCTGGGTGAAGACCTCACCCAGACTGCTGCCCGCGTTGCCCTGGCCGTGCGCCAGGCCACCAAAGGCAAGGCCGAAGCCATGGCCGAGGCCATGAAGGTTCAGCCGTGGCTGGACGCCGCCGTGAAAAACATCGGCCAGCACGCGCTGTACCCGCTGTTTATTGCCTCGCTGGCTGAAACCAAGCTGGACGACGTTGCCGAAGAGTGCGTGCACGCCGCCCCGGCCGACCTGGCCCGCATCGGTTTCGCCGTGGCCCATGCCATCGACCCGAGCGCCCCGGCTGTTGAAGGCCTGGACACCGAAGCGAAGGCACTGGCCCAGCGTATCGCCGACGCCCTGGTAGCGGCCAAGCGCCCACTGGTGGTTGCCGGTACTTCCCTGGCCGACCCGGCCCTGATCGAAGCCGCCGCCAACATCGCCAAAGCCCTGAAGCTGCGCGAGAAGAACGGCTCACTGAGCCTGGTGGTGCCGGAGGCCAACAGCCTCGGCATGGCCATGATGGGTGGTGAATCCGTCGATGCGGCCCTGGACGCCGTCATCAGCGGCAAGGCCGATGCCATCGTGGTACTGGAAAACGACCTGTACGCCCGCGTACCGGCCGCCAAGGTCGACGCTGCCCTGGCTGCGGCCAAGGTGGTGATCGTTGCCGACCACTCCAAAACCGCCACCCTGGACCGCGCCCACCTGGTGCTGCCGGCCGCCTCCTTCGCCGAAGGCGACGGTACCCTGGTCAGCCAGGAAGGCCGCGCCCAGCGTTTCTTCCAGGTGTTCGACCCGCAATACCTGGACAGCAGCATCCAGGTCCACGAAGGCTGGCGCTGGATGCACGCCCTGCGTGCCACCCTGCTGAACAAGCCGGTCGACTGGACCCAGCTGGACCACGTCACCAGCGCCTGCGCCGAAGCAGCGCCGCAACTGGCCGGCATCGTCAACGCCGCGCCAAGCGCCGCGTTCCGCATCAAGGGCATGAAACTGGCCCGTGAGCCGCTGCGCTACTCCGGCCGCACCGCCATGCGCGCCAATATCAGCGTGCACGAGCCGCGTACCCCGCAAGACAAGGACACCGCGTTCGCCTTCTCGATGGAAGGCTACTCGGGTTCTGCCGAACCGCGCCAGCAAGTGCCGTTCGCCTGGTCGCCGGGCTGGAACTCGCCGCAAGCCTGGAACAAGTTCCAGGACGAGGTCGGTGGCCACCTGCGTGCCGGTGACCCGGGCGTGCGCCTGATCGAATCCGAGGGTGACAAGCTGGCCTGGTTCACCGCCATCCCGGGCGCGTTCAACCCGGCCCGCGGCACCTGGACCGCCGTACCGTTCTTCCACCTGTTCGGCAGCGAGGAAAGCTCGTCGCGCGCCGCCCCGGTGCAAGAGCGCATCCCGGCGGCCTACGTTGGCCTGGCCAAGTCCGAAGCCGACCGCCTGGGCGTCAACGACGGCGCGCTGCTGAGCCTGAACGTCGGCGGCGTTGCGCTGCGCCTGCCGCTGCGTATCAATGAAGAGCTGGGCGCTGGCCTGGTTGCGTTGCCCAAAGGCCTGGCCGGCATTCCGCCCGCCATCTTCGGTGCATCCGTAGAAGGCCTGCAGGAGGCAGCACAATGA